A stretch of the Comamonas testosteroni TK102 genome encodes the following:
- a CDS encoding CaiB/BaiF CoA transferase family protein, with amino-acid sequence MTVAAPDSSATARTGALSHLRVLDLSRVLAGPWCTQNLADMGADVIKIEKPGEGDDTRHWGPPFFADAQGDASAHACYFAACNRNKRSVTVDMATPEGQTIIRELAKDSDIVVENFKTGGLQRYGLDYASLAALNPRLIYCSVTGFGHTGPYAPRAGYDLLIQAMSGLMSITGRADSEPGGGPLRVGVAVIDLFTGMYATSAILSALEARHHTGRGQHIDMALLDVAMAVLANQGTGFLNTGSIPGRQGNTHPSVVPYQDFPTADGNMLLAIGNDGQFARFCEAAGVAWHQDARFTTNAGRVIHRGEMVDMMSELTRSRSTADWIALLEARAVPCGPINNIHQAFEDPQVQARGLRITQQRYPDGPLPQDECINQVVTTASPLRLSDTPATLRYAPPALGQHTEEVLRERLQLDAAQLQALREKQVL; translated from the coding sequence ATGACTGTTGCTGCCCCTGACTCTTCCGCCACTGCCCGCACAGGTGCCCTGAGCCATCTGCGCGTGCTGGACCTCTCCCGCGTGCTCGCTGGCCCCTGGTGCACACAGAATCTGGCCGATATGGGCGCCGACGTGATCAAGATCGAAAAGCCCGGCGAAGGCGATGACACCCGCCACTGGGGCCCGCCCTTTTTTGCCGATGCGCAGGGCGATGCATCTGCACACGCCTGTTACTTCGCAGCCTGCAACCGCAACAAGCGCTCGGTGACGGTCGACATGGCGACCCCGGAAGGCCAGACCATCATCCGCGAGCTGGCCAAGGACAGCGACATCGTGGTGGAGAACTTCAAGACCGGTGGCCTGCAGCGCTACGGTCTGGACTACGCCAGCCTCGCGGCCCTTAATCCCCGCTTGATCTACTGCTCCGTCACCGGCTTCGGCCATACCGGGCCCTATGCGCCGCGCGCAGGTTACGACCTGCTGATCCAGGCCATGAGCGGCCTGATGAGCATCACCGGCCGCGCGGACAGCGAGCCCGGCGGCGGCCCCTTGCGCGTGGGTGTGGCCGTGATCGATCTGTTCACCGGCATGTATGCCACCAGCGCCATTCTGAGCGCTCTGGAAGCACGACACCACACAGGCCGAGGCCAGCATATCGATATGGCGCTGCTGGACGTGGCCATGGCAGTGCTGGCCAACCAGGGCACAGGTTTCCTGAACACCGGCAGCATTCCGGGCCGCCAGGGCAACACCCACCCCAGCGTGGTTCCTTATCAGGACTTTCCCACGGCCGACGGCAATATGCTGCTGGCGATCGGCAACGACGGCCAGTTCGCACGCTTTTGCGAAGCGGCCGGCGTGGCCTGGCACCAGGACGCGCGCTTCACCACGAACGCGGGCCGGGTCATTCACCGTGGGGAGATGGTGGACATGATGTCCGAGCTGACCCGCAGCCGCAGCACGGCCGACTGGATCGCGTTGCTGGAAGCCCGCGCCGTGCCCTGCGGCCCTATCAACAACATCCATCAGGCCTTTGAAGACCCCCAAGTGCAGGCACGTGGCCTGCGCATCACGCAGCAGCGCTACCCGGATGGACCGCTGCCGCAGGACGAGTGCATCAACCAGGTTGTCACCACAGCCAGCCCTTTGCGCCTGTCCGACACTCCGGCAACACTGCGTTATGCGCCTCCAGCCCTGGGCCAGCACACCGAGGAGGTGTTGCGTGAAAGACTGCAGCTCGACGCTGCGCAACTGCAGGCGCTGCGCGAAAAACAGGTCCTCTAG
- a CDS encoding PaaI family thioesterase, whose translation MSAIAPPTTRPVEFGHERSAFMRLLGACQVADAPPGMVQIRLPELREELLNQLPAAHGGVLMSLLDSVMSRAASALPQAPSQTAVTVEMSSRFHRPGRGGLLAEGWVVQASRSLCSCAARITDAQGTLVATAQGTFKYWKAPTTLEK comes from the coding sequence ATGAGCGCCATCGCCCCGCCGACAACAAGGCCTGTGGAATTCGGCCATGAGCGCAGCGCTTTCATGCGCCTGCTGGGCGCCTGCCAGGTGGCCGATGCGCCCCCCGGCATGGTGCAGATACGACTGCCCGAGTTGCGTGAGGAGCTGCTCAACCAGCTGCCTGCCGCTCATGGTGGCGTGCTGATGAGCCTGCTGGATTCGGTGATGTCGCGCGCCGCCAGCGCGCTGCCCCAGGCGCCGTCGCAGACCGCCGTGACTGTGGAGATGAGCAGCCGCTTTCACCGCCCCGGTCGCGGCGGCTTGCTGGCCGAGGGCTGGGTAGTGCAAGCCAGCCGCAGCCTGTGCAGCTGCGCCGCCAGGATCACCGACGCACAAGGCACGCTGGTGGCTACCGCCCAGGGCACGTTCAAGTACTGGAAAGCCCCCACCACACTGGAAAAGTGA
- a CDS encoding LysR substrate-binding domain-containing protein — translation MSMHFDLVDLRLMTHIAEANSMTRGAELSCISLPAASTRIKNLEDSIGTKLLYRTSQGVTLTPPGQAFVTHARMVLSQIEHLRGDMQEYVRGIKGHLRVYANTTSLSEFLPPVLREFLGRNPDVNVDLRERLSHDIVRAVTEGQTDIGIVAGLVRTENLETLPYRKDRLVLVVPKGHALDGEMQLAFSDTLDLDYVGLHESSAIHAFLRQASDHLHKPIKQRIQVGNFETACRMIESGVGVGVLPESAASRHAAVMNIAIVPLSDAWSVRDMQICMRSLDALPSFAKELVQLLVIDAAGTSDTGELL, via the coding sequence ATGTCCATGCACTTTGACCTCGTAGACCTGCGCTTGATGACCCATATCGCGGAGGCCAACAGCATGACTCGTGGCGCCGAGCTCTCGTGCATTTCGCTGCCGGCCGCCAGCACGCGCATCAAGAACCTGGAAGACAGCATCGGCACCAAGCTGCTCTACCGCACCAGCCAGGGCGTGACGCTGACGCCGCCCGGCCAGGCGTTTGTCACCCATGCACGCATGGTGCTCAGCCAGATCGAGCACCTGCGCGGCGACATGCAGGAGTATGTGCGTGGCATCAAGGGCCATCTGCGCGTGTATGCCAACACCACTTCGCTGAGCGAATTCCTGCCGCCGGTATTGCGCGAGTTTCTGGGCCGCAATCCGGATGTGAATGTGGATCTGCGCGAGCGTCTGTCCCACGACATCGTGCGCGCCGTGACCGAAGGGCAGACCGACATCGGCATCGTGGCCGGTCTGGTGCGCACCGAGAACCTGGAAACCCTGCCCTACCGCAAGGACAGGCTGGTGTTGGTGGTGCCCAAGGGGCATGCGCTGGATGGGGAGATGCAGCTGGCGTTTTCCGACACGCTGGATCTGGACTATGTGGGCCTGCACGAGTCCAGCGCCATCCATGCTTTTCTGCGTCAGGCCTCGGACCATCTGCACAAGCCCATCAAGCAGCGCATCCAGGTCGGCAACTTCGAGACGGCTTGCCGCATGATCGAGTCCGGCGTGGGCGTGGGCGTGCTGCCGGAGTCGGCGGCCAGCCGCCACGCGGCGGTCATGAACATAGCCATCGTGCCGCTGTCGGATGCCTGGTCGGTGCGCGATATGCAGATCTGCATGCGCAGTCTGGATGCGCTGCCCAGTTTTGCCAAGGAGCTGGTGCAGCTGCTGGTGATCGATGCCGCGGGAACGTCCGATACCGGCGAGCTGCTCTAG